In the Vogesella sp. XCS3 genome, AAAAACCTGCAAGCCGTGTGCGAAGCCGCCGGCGGCAGCCTGGACCAGATCGTGAAGCTGAATGCCTTCCTGACCGACCTGTCCAACTTTGGCACCTTCAACGAAATCATGGGCCAGTACTTCAGCCAGCCGTTCCCGGCACGCGCCGCCATCGGCGTGGCCAGCCTGCCTAAAGGCGTACAGGTAGAAGCCGACGCCGTGATGGTGCTGGGCGAGTAAGCTGCCACCTGGTAGCCATAAGCAAAGCGGCCTGCGGGCCGCTTTTTGTTTGGCTGCAACATCGCCCGGATAAGTCTGTGGTGCATCCGGAGTAGATAGGTCGTCAGCGTCGATACTGGTAATACTGCACAAGGTTGGCCGCAAACATTCGCATTACTGCGGCCAACCCTGGACCGTTTGTCCCGCTCGCCACAAAAAAGCCCGCTCATCCGAGCGGGCTTTGCCTTGTTGGCTGTCTGGCCAATAAAAACGATCAGCCGTGCTGGCGCGCCAGTTGCGGCGCGTCTTCGTGTACGTCGCCGGTGGCGATGCAGGCGGCGGCGGTGAACAGCACGTCGGTGGAGCTGTTCAGCGCGGTTTCGGCCGAATCCTGTACCACGCCGATGATGAAGCCCACGGCGACCACTTGCATGGCCACATCGTTGCTGATGCCGAACAGGCTGCACGCCATCGGGATCAGCAGCAGCGAGCCGCCAGCCACGCCGGACGCGCCGCAAGCGGCGACGGTAGACAGCACCGACAGCAGCAGGGCGGTAGGCAGGTCAATGTGGATGCCCAGCGTGTGCACGGCGGCCAGGCTCAGCACCGAGATGGTAATGGCGGCACCGGCCATGTTGATGGTGGCACCCAGCGGGATGGACACGGCGTAGGTGTCTTCATTCAGGCCCAGCTTCTTGCACAGGTTCATGTTTACCGGGATGTTGGCCGCGGAGCTACGGGTAAAGAAGGCGGTCACACCGCTTTCGCGCAGGCAGGTGAAGACCAGCGGGAACGGGTTGCGGCGGATGGTGAGGCCGACGATCAGCGGGTTCACCACCAGCGCGATGAACAGCATGGCACCGACAAGTACCAGCAGCAGCTTGCTGTAGCCCAGCAGTGCCGACAGGCCGGTGGTTGCCACCGCTTCGGCCACCAGGCCGAATACGCCGATAGGGGCAAAGCGGATGATGACGCCCACAATGCGCGACACGCCGTCAGCCAGCTCGTTCAGCAGGGTTTTGGTGCTGTCGCTGGCGTGGTGTAGTGCCATGCCCAGTGCTACGGCCCAGGTGAGGATGCCGATGTAGTTACCGGTAGCGATGGCGTTGATCGGGTTATCCACAATCTGGAACACCAGGTTATTCAGTACCTGGCCGATACCGCCTGGCGGCGTGGTGCCGGTAGCGGCAGCCACCAGCTGCAGCGTGGTGGGGAAGGCGAAGCTGGCCAGCACGCCGGTAACGGCAGCCAGGAAGGTGCCCAGCAGATACAGGGTGAGTACCGGGCGCATATTGGTCTGCACGCCCTGCTTTTTATTGGCAATAGCGCTGGCCACCAGCACGAAGACCAGCACCGGGGCCACGGCTTTCAGGCCTTTGACGAACAGGCTGCCCAGGAAGGTCAGCGACTTGGCGGTGTCAGGGGCAACACTGGCTACGGCGATACCGGCCAGCAAACCGATCAGGATCTGCAGCACAATGCTGCCGTTCATGATGCGGTGGATCAGGGTAGGGTTCTGCTGCATAGGGGTTCCACGGTTCTGTCGTTATAGGTATCTGGCATGCCTGCGGGCGCGCCGGCTGGCTTGCGGCCAACCTCCAAGACGATTCAAAACTGCAGAACAATCAAACGGGTACAGCCGTACAAGCAACAGCGGGGCGCAGTGTAACAAAATTTTATTGGTGACAGAATCCTGTATCCAAAAGCTGTCAACTGTCACCATTGTCAGCCTGGTAAAAACAATCTGTTTACCCTTGCCCGCTTTATGCAGCGGCTGCCGGCGTGGCCTAATGGGTGCTGAGTGGCCTGCGCCCGCTTTGTTTGCCATGCCGCAGGCCAACGCCAGCCCCAAGGAGCCCGCATGCGCCAGTGTTATCCCTACCAGATCGTCAACGTATTTGCCGAAAGCCGCTTTGGTGGCAACCCGCTGGCGGTGTTTACCGACGCGGCCGGCCTGTCCGACGCCGACATGCAGCTGATTGCGCGTCAGTTCAACCTGTCCGAGACAGTATTCATCCACCCCGGCGACGACGCCGCGCTGGCCAGCCTGCGTATCTTTACCCCCAGCTACGAGCTGCCGTTTGCCGGGCACCCAACTATCGGTAGCGCGGCGGTGCTGCACGCGCTGCGCCAGCCGGGCGATGCCTTTACGCTGCGCACGCAGGCGGGGCTGATACCGATCACGCTGAACGATGGTGTGTTTCGCCTCACCGCTGTGGCCGCTACGCAGCGTGCGGCCAACGTTGGCTGCACCGAGGCTGCGGCCATGCTGGGGCTGGACGAGGCCGACATCGCGCTGGCACCGGTGTGGGTGAATGCCGGCAGCGAGCAGATGCTGATCCGCCTGGCCAGCCGCGAGGCGGTGTTGCGCGCGCGGCCGGACCACACGCTGTTTACCCGCCACGCCACCCTGCGGCCCGGCCGTAGCATTGCTTACCTGTGGTATCAGGCCGACGGAGTGGCCACGGTGCGGCTGTTTTTCGAGCAGCAGGGCAGCGTGATCGAAGACCCGGGTACCGGCAGCGCCTGCGCCAACCTGGGCGGCTGGTGTGTGTTGAACGGCCTGGCACCGTTGTCGTGGCGCATCGAACAGGGCGAAGCTATCCAGCGCCCCAACGTGCTATATCTGGACGTGGCGGCCGATGGCAGGGTGCAGGTAGGTGGCAAGGTGCAAGCGGTGGCCGAGGGGGTCTTTACCTTGCCCTAGGGCTAGGTGTTTCCCACAATAAAGGCAGCCGCGGCTGCCTTTTGCCATTTTGCGGTGGCACGGTGCGTTGCGAATACGCCCGTGGCGGGTAAAGCTGGCCGGCCAGCCATTGACGCTACCGCGGCGCGCTGATAATTTTCTGCGCTACGGCTAGAGCCGTAGCTCGAAACAGGCGTTTGATGGCATGAGGGGTGCCGGACGCCCACAAACACAATACGAGGGAGTACAGATGAAAACATTCGCAAAACTGGCCGTGGTGACCGCATTGAGCCTGTGCAGCAGCCTGGCGCTGGCCGCCGGCGCCGGTGGTACCTGGAAAACCATCGATGACGAAACCAAGCAGGCCAAGGCACTGGTGGAAATCACCGAAGCCGCCAACGGCGAGCTGACTGGCAAGATCATCAAACTGTTTGCTAACCCGGATGCCGTGTGCGACAAGTGCGAAGGCGCACTGAAAGGCAAGCCGGTAGTGGGCATGACCATTCTTACCGGCCTGAAAAAAGACGGCGATGACTGGGAAGGCGGCAAGATCCTGGACCCGAAATCGGGCAAGGTCTACAGCGCCAAAGCCAAGCTGACCGACGGCGGCAAGAAGCTGGAAGTGCGTGGCTTCCTGGGCGTCGCCCTGCTGGGCCGTACCCAGACCTGGGAACGCCAGTAAGCGCGCTGCGCACCCTTAGCCTGCCGGCTTGCTAGCCGCCGGGCAGTTATCGAAGCGGGATGGCTTGTGCCATCCCGTTTTGCATTGGGTACAATCGCAGCATGAACGCTACCGTCGACATCGCCAGCCAGCCCATTGTGGCCGCTGCCGCCACCGCCAAGAGGCTGGAAAAGCTGGGTCTGACCCGCCGTTTCGACCTGGTGCTGCACCTGCCACTGCGCTACGAGGACGAAACCCACCTCTACCCCATCCAGCAGGCGCCTTACGGGCAGGCGGTGCTGGTAGAGGGCGAAGTGACTAATTGCGAGGTACAGTTCCGCCCGCGCCGCCAGCTGGTGGCGCAGATCGAAGACAAAAGCGGCAAGCTGGTGTTGCGCTTCATCCATTTCTACCCCAACACCCAGCAGGCGCTGGCCAAGGGCCGCCGTGTGCGCGCGCTGGGCGAGGTGCGGCGCGGCTTCTTTGGCGACGAGATGGTGCACCCCAAGCTGCGCGAGGTGCTAGAGGGCGACCCGCTGGCCGACAGCCTGACCCCGGTCTACCCCACGGTTAACGGCCTGTCGCAGCCGGTACTGCGCCGCCTGATCCATGCCGAATTGAAAGCGCAGCCGATACCGGAAACCCTGCCCGACGAGGTGCGCCGCGGCCTGGGGCTGATGCCGCTGGCCGACGCGGTACACCTGCTGCACCGGCCGGGGCCGGAGTATTCCGCCACCCAGCTCACCGATGGCAACCTGCCGGCCTGGCAGCGGCTGAAGTTTGACGAGCTGCTGGCGCAGCAGCTGTCTATGCGGCTGGCCTACCGCGCGCGGCGCGAGGGCAGTGCGCCGGTGATCCAAGGTGACGGTAGCCTGCGTGTGCAGCTTGCGGCCAACCTGCCGTTTGCCCTGACCGGCGCGCAGCAAAAAGTATTAGGCGAGATCGTGGCCGACTTGGCGCAGCCGCACCCGATGAACCGTTTGTTGCAAGGCGACGTGGGCAGCGGCAAGACCATTGTGGCTGCCATGGCCGCGCTGGCGGCGATCGAGGCGGGGTTTCAGGTGGCGCTGATGGCGCCTACCGAGATCCTGGCCGAGCAACATTACGTGAAGTTGGCCGCATGGCTGGCACCGCTGGGCATCGAGGTGGCTTGGCTCTCCGGCAGCCTGCGCAAGAAAGCGCGGGGCGAGATGGCCGCCAAAATCGCCAGCGGCGAAGCGCGGCTGGCGGTGGGCACCCACGCGCTGTTCCAGGACGACGTGGCCTTTGAGCGGCTGGGCTTGGTGATTGTCGATGAACAGCACCGTTTTGGCGTCGGCCAGCGCCTGGCATTGCAGCAGAAAGGCGCCGAGCCGCACCAGCTGATGATGTCGGCCACGCCGATACCGCGCACGCTGGCCATGAGCTTCTACGCCGACCTGGACGTATCGGTGATCGACGAGCTACCGCCGGGGCGTACGCCTATCGTCACCAAGCTCATCAGCGCCGAGCGCCGCGACGAGGTGGTGCGCTTTGTCGACAAGGCCTGCCGCGAGGGCAACCAGGTGTACTGGGTGTGCCCGCTGATCGAAGAGTCGGAAACCCTGCAGCTGCAAACGGCAGTGGATACCCACGTGGTGCTGCAGCAAGACCTGCCGCAGTGGGGCGTAGGCTTGGTCCATGGCCGCATGAAGGCCGCCGAGAAGGCCGAGGTGATGGGGCAGTTCATCCGCAATGAACTGCAATTACTGGTAGCAACCACGGTGATCGAGGTGGGTGTGGATGTGCCCAACGCCAGCCTGATGGTGATCGAACACGCCGAGCGCATGGGCCTGGCGCAGCTGCACCAGTTGCGCGGCCGGGTAGGGCGTGGTGCGGCCAAGTCCACCTGTGTGCTGCTGTTTGATGCGCCGCTGTCGGAGCTGGCCAAGGCACGGCTGAAGGTGATCTACGAAAACACCGACGGTTTCGAGATTGCCCGTCAGGATTTGAATATCCGCGGCCCCGGCGAGTTTCTGGGCGCGCGCCAGAGCGGCCTGCCCATGCTGCGTTTTGCCGATCTGGAAGCCGATATCGAGCTGCTGGAAGCCGCGCGCGAGCTGGCGCCGCAGCTGCTGCAACGTTGGCCGCAATACGCGCAGGCGCACCTTAACCGCTGGCTGGCGGGGCGGGCACATTTCCTGAAAGCCTAGCGCAGCAGGCGGCCAAGCTGGCCGCTGTGCGGGCATGAAAAAAGGCTGCCGGTTGGCAGCCTTTTGCATGGTGCTAGCGGGTGTTATACGAACAGCTTCACACCAAAGTAGTACAGGGTAATGGCCAGGCCCATGCTTACCGGCAGGGTCAGCACCCAGGTGGTCAGGATGGTCTTCACGGTGCTCATTTGCACACCGGAGCGGTTCACCAGCATGGTACCGGCTACCGCGCTGGACAGAATCTGCGTGGTGGACACCGGTGCGCCGATGGCGCTGGCCAGACCGATGGAAACTGCCGACATGGTCTGTGCTGCCATACCTTGGGCGTAGGTCATGTCCTGTTTGCCGATTTTGGCGCCCACGGTGTTGACTACGCGTTTCCAGCCCACCATGGTACCCATACCGATGGCCAGTGCTACCGCAACAATCACCCAGGTCGGGGCGTATTCGGTGGTGGCGGACAGGTCTTTCTGGATGCCTTTGAGCTGTTTCTGGTCTACTTCGTTGATGCCGGCAACCTTGCCGATTTTCTTGGCCGCATCGCCCAAGCAGATCAGCTGGGTACGTACGTTCCAGCGCTTGTCTTCCGGCAGCTGCTGGAAGGACTTGGCATCGCCAATGGCAGACAATAGTTCGCCGGTTTCTTCGATGACTTTGGAAACGTCACACTTGTGCGAGTTGCTGGCCGGGTATTTGGCATCGATGATGGTCTGGTTGCGCTGGTACAGTTCTTTCAGCTGTACGGCGGCAATCTTGGTGTGCTCGATCTGGATAGGCTCGGCGTCCAGGTTCACCACAAAGTGGGCCGGGGCCAGGGCGATCAGTACCAGCATCACCAGGCCAACGCCTTTCTGGCCGTCGTTGGAACCGTGGGTAAAGCTCATGCCCATGGACGACACGATCAGCATGAAGCGGGCCCAGAATGGCGGGTGCTTGCGGCCTTCGATCTGCTGGCGCTGGAACGGCGATTTGTGGATGTTGGACAGCGGGCGCAGCTTCAGCAGGGTAAACAGCATCAAGCCAGCCAGGCCGGCGCCGAACAGTGGCGACATGAACAGCGACACGAATACGTCGATGGCCTTGCTCCAGTTGATGCCGTTGGCCAGCGAGTCGCCGGTAATCAGCGCATTGCCTACACCAACGCCCAGGATGGCACCGATCAGGGTGTGCGAGCTGGACGCCGGAATGCCGAAGTACCAGGTGCCCAGGTTCCACAGAATGGCGGACGTCAGCAGGGCAAATACCATCACCATGCCTTGGGCAGAGTTGATGTTCAGCAGCAGATCGGTCGGGATCAGGTTAACAATGGCGTAGGCTACAGCCAGACCACCAAAGAACACCCCCAGGAAGTTGAACAGACCGGACAGCATCACGGCGGTCTGCGGTTTCATGGACTGGGTGTAGATAACGGTTGCTACCGCGTTGGCGGTATCGTGAAAACCGTTGATGAATTCAAAAGCCAGGACAAAGGCCACCGAGAGAACCAGGGTGACTGCCAGCGTAGTGTCGAGCCCCGAGAGGAGTTCCAGCATGATGATGTGCAGTGCGTTATCAGAAAGGCGGGATTCTTGGGCTTTGAAGATGACACGTCAAGGGTTTGTAATAATCTTTTTTAGCCTTATCAAAAACCTATCAAAATTGTCATGGCGGGCTTGACAAAGGCGTATTTATTTTTGCTGTATATGCATGATTTTAAAAAGAAAAAAAGCCCTTCGGCACAGGCCGTAAGGGCTTTGTAATAAAACAGTAATAATCAGCCAAATTTGCCGGTGATGTAGTCTTCTGTTTCCTTGCGCTTCGGTGCGGTGAAGATGCCGTCGGTTTCACCAAACTCTACCAGCTCGCCCAGGTACATGTAGGCGGTGTAGTCGGACACACGCGCAGCCTGCTGCATATTGTGGGTCACGATGGCAATGGTGTAGTCCTGTTTCAGCTCGTGAATCAGTTCTTCGATGTGGCCGGTAGAGATCGGGTCCAGGGCCGAGGTCGGTTCGTCCAGCAGCAGTACTTCAGGGCGGGTGGCCACAGCGCGTGCGATACACAGGCGCTGCTGCTGGCCGCCGGACAGCGAATTACCGCTTTGCTTGAGCTTGTCTTTTACCTCGTTCCACAGCGCAGCCTTGCGCAGCGCCCATTCCACGCGGTCGTCCATTTCAGCTTTGGACAGGCTTTCGTACAGCTTCACGCCAAAGGTGATGTTGTCGTAGATGGACATCGGGAACGGCGTAGGCTTCTGGAACACCATGCCTACCTTGGCGCGCAGCATGTTCACATCCACGCTCTTGGCCAGCAGGTTTTGCGAATCCAGGAGGATCTCGCCTTCGGCACTCATGCCCGGGTACAGCTCGAACATGCGGTTGAAGGTGCGCAGCAAGGTGGACTTGCCGCAGCCGGACGGGCCGATGAAGGCGGTAACCTGGCCTGCGGGGATATCCAGATTGATGTTCTTCAGCGCGTGGAATTTGCCGTAGTAAAAGTTCAGGTTTTTGACCTGGAGCTTGATGGCGTTAGTAGTCATGGTCGTCAAGCCTTAATGAGTAGAGTTGTTTTTGCTGGCAAACCAGCGGGCCAGAATATTCAGAGTAAGAACGCTGAAGGTAATCAGCAGGGCGCCGGCCCAGGCCAGTGCGTGCCAGTCTTCGTACGGGCTCATGGCAAACTGGAAGATCACGATCGGCAGGTTGGCCATTGGCTGGTTCATATT is a window encoding:
- a CDS encoding RidA family protein, whose product is MAKEIIHTDKAPAAIGAYSQAVKAGNTVYLSGQIPLDPATMTVVEGGFAAETHQMFKNLQAVCEAAGGSLDQIVKLNAFLTDLSNFGTFNEIMGQYFSQPFPARAAIGVASLPKGVQVEADAVMVLGE
- the sstT gene encoding serine/threonine transporter SstT; amino-acid sequence: MQQNPTLIHRIMNGSIVLQILIGLLAGIAVASVAPDTAKSLTFLGSLFVKGLKAVAPVLVFVLVASAIANKKQGVQTNMRPVLTLYLLGTFLAAVTGVLASFAFPTTLQLVAAATGTTPPGGIGQVLNNLVFQIVDNPINAIATGNYIGILTWAVALGMALHHASDSTKTLLNELADGVSRIVGVIIRFAPIGVFGLVAEAVATTGLSALLGYSKLLLVLVGAMLFIALVVNPLIVGLTIRRNPFPLVFTCLRESGVTAFFTRSSAANIPVNMNLCKKLGLNEDTYAVSIPLGATINMAGAAITISVLSLAAVHTLGIHIDLPTALLLSVLSTVAACGASGVAGGSLLLIPMACSLFGISNDVAMQVVAVGFIIGVVQDSAETALNSSTDVLFTAAACIATGDVHEDAPQLARQHG
- a CDS encoding PhzF family phenazine biosynthesis protein is translated as MRQCYPYQIVNVFAESRFGGNPLAVFTDAAGLSDADMQLIARQFNLSETVFIHPGDDAALASLRIFTPSYELPFAGHPTIGSAAVLHALRQPGDAFTLRTQAGLIPITLNDGVFRLTAVAATQRAANVGCTEAAAMLGLDEADIALAPVWVNAGSEQMLIRLASREAVLRARPDHTLFTRHATLRPGRSIAYLWYQADGVATVRLFFEQQGSVIEDPGTGSACANLGGWCVLNGLAPLSWRIEQGEAIQRPNVLYLDVAADGRVQVGGKVQAVAEGVFTLP
- a CDS encoding DUF2147 domain-containing protein, with translation MKTFAKLAVVTALSLCSSLALAAGAGGTWKTIDDETKQAKALVEITEAANGELTGKIIKLFANPDAVCDKCEGALKGKPVVGMTILTGLKKDGDDWEGGKILDPKSGKVYSAKAKLTDGGKKLEVRGFLGVALLGRTQTWERQ
- the recG gene encoding ATP-dependent DNA helicase RecG, with the protein product MNATVDIASQPIVAAAATAKRLEKLGLTRRFDLVLHLPLRYEDETHLYPIQQAPYGQAVLVEGEVTNCEVQFRPRRQLVAQIEDKSGKLVLRFIHFYPNTQQALAKGRRVRALGEVRRGFFGDEMVHPKLREVLEGDPLADSLTPVYPTVNGLSQPVLRRLIHAELKAQPIPETLPDEVRRGLGLMPLADAVHLLHRPGPEYSATQLTDGNLPAWQRLKFDELLAQQLSMRLAYRARREGSAPVIQGDGSLRVQLAANLPFALTGAQQKVLGEIVADLAQPHPMNRLLQGDVGSGKTIVAAMAALAAIEAGFQVALMAPTEILAEQHYVKLAAWLAPLGIEVAWLSGSLRKKARGEMAAKIASGEARLAVGTHALFQDDVAFERLGLVIVDEQHRFGVGQRLALQQKGAEPHQLMMSATPIPRTLAMSFYADLDVSVIDELPPGRTPIVTKLISAERRDEVVRFVDKACREGNQVYWVCPLIEESETLQLQTAVDTHVVLQQDLPQWGVGLVHGRMKAAEKAEVMGQFIRNELQLLVATTVIEVGVDVPNASLMVIEHAERMGLAQLHQLRGRVGRGAAKSTCVLLFDAPLSELAKARLKVIYENTDGFEIARQDLNIRGPGEFLGARQSGLPMLRFADLEADIELLEAARELAPQLLQRWPQYAQAHLNRWLAGRAHFLKA
- a CDS encoding inorganic phosphate transporter, with amino-acid sequence MLELLSGLDTTLAVTLVLSVAFVLAFEFINGFHDTANAVATVIYTQSMKPQTAVMLSGLFNFLGVFFGGLAVAYAIVNLIPTDLLLNINSAQGMVMVFALLTSAILWNLGTWYFGIPASSSHTLIGAILGVGVGNALITGDSLANGINWSKAIDVFVSLFMSPLFGAGLAGLMLFTLLKLRPLSNIHKSPFQRQQIEGRKHPPFWARFMLIVSSMGMSFTHGSNDGQKGVGLVMLVLIALAPAHFVVNLDAEPIQIEHTKIAAVQLKELYQRNQTIIDAKYPASNSHKCDVSKVIEETGELLSAIGDAKSFQQLPEDKRWNVRTQLICLGDAAKKIGKVAGINEVDQKQLKGIQKDLSATTEYAPTWVIVAVALAIGMGTMVGWKRVVNTVGAKIGKQDMTYAQGMAAQTMSAVSIGLASAIGAPVSTTQILSSAVAGTMLVNRSGVQMSTVKTILTTWVLTLPVSMGLAITLYYFGVKLFV
- the pstB gene encoding phosphate ABC transporter ATP-binding protein PstB; translation: MTTNAIKLQVKNLNFYYGKFHALKNINLDIPAGQVTAFIGPSGCGKSTLLRTFNRMFELYPGMSAEGEILLDSQNLLAKSVDVNMLRAKVGMVFQKPTPFPMSIYDNITFGVKLYESLSKAEMDDRVEWALRKAALWNEVKDKLKQSGNSLSGGQQQRLCIARAVATRPEVLLLDEPTSALDPISTGHIEELIHELKQDYTIAIVTHNMQQAARVSDYTAYMYLGELVEFGETDGIFTAPKRKETEDYITGKFG